In the Erythrolamprus reginae isolate rEryReg1 chromosome 13, rEryReg1.hap1, whole genome shotgun sequence genome, one interval contains:
- the LOC139175459 gene encoding phospholipase A and acyltransferase 3-like, whose protein sequence is MHTRFGWERASNKVDMKPGDLIEIFRIGYQHWAVYVGDGNVVHLAGLSESAGASSSWFMSFPAVVMKEKLSDVVGNNRYHVNNKYDSKYTVRDPKDIVYLANRRVGNIITYKFFTNNCEHFATSLRYYVPISDQVDVGRGTGEAEAARGRVLSAMDTWDGKGVNVAAAS, encoded by the exons GTGGACATGAAGCCTGGGGACTTGATTGAGATATTCCGGATAGGATACCAACACTGGGCAGTCTACGTGGGTGACGGCAATGTTGTCCATCTGGCTGGGCTAA GTGAATCTGCCGGTGCAAGCTCCTCTTGGTTCATGAGTTTCCCAGCAGTGGTAATGAAGGAAAAGTTATCTGATGTGGTAGGGAACAATCGCTACCATGTGAACAACAAGTATGACTCCAAATATACTGTCCGGGACCCAAAGGACATTGTCTATCTCGCAAACAGGCGAGTCGGCAACATAATAACATATAAATTCTTCACCAACAATTGTGAGCATTTTGCCACCTCCCTCCGCTACTACGTGCCCATAAGTGATCAA gtagatgtcgggcggggtaccggggaggcggaggcggcacgTGGCCGGgtgctgagcgccatggacacctgggacggcaaaggggtgaatgtggctgctgcctcttag